The Methanopyrus kandleri AV19 DNA segment CTCTAACATCCGAGAGTACCCGGGGGAGTCAAGGCTCAGGGGAATCCTGCGGATTCCATCACCCCCAACGCATCAGCACCGAAAAGAACTCGTACACATGCTACATGCCTCCTCTCGCCTGAAGGGCGGGGTCCTCCAGGGGGTCGTGAAAGCCGTTGTCCAAGTTGAAAGCGTGCGTCAGGTGCGGGTACCTGGTGGAAGAGGATACCGAGATCTGTCCCGCCTGTCACGGGGACGAGTTCACGGAGAACTGGCGCGGTATCGCAGTGATCCTCGACACTGAGTCCCAGACCGCGGACAGGTTGAACGCGAAGATCCCAGGTAAATACGCCCTGAGAGTTGAGGAGTGACGGTCGTGCTGAGGCTACCTAGGGAGCTGCGCCCCGAGCTACGTCGACCCTGGGGCACGCTATACCCACGACCGTCCATTAAGACCTACCGACGTCTCCATGAGGAGTCAGAAGTGCTGATTACAGTCGGCGACATGACCACCCGAAGCTTCCTCCGGTGCAGTATCCGGCCGGACGTCGCCGTCGTAGACCGGAAGATGCTCAGAACTGTCCCCGTGGATCCA contains these protein-coding regions:
- the spt4 gene encoding transcription elongation factor subunit Spt4 encodes the protein MSKLKACVRCGYLVEEDTEICPACHGDEFTENWRGIAVILDTESQTADRLNAKIPGKYALRVEE